CAGGCGTTAAATCACGTTTTCTGGTCTTATTGCTGAAAAATTATACCAATATTGCTCTCGCCCGCCTCACGCAGGTCTGCCCTAAGGCCTTTTATCAGCTCGATATCGCGTTCTTCGCACTCAGCTAAAAGTCGGAATATTTCCCACTGAATGTCCCACTCTTGCTCTACAGCTGGGTTTTCTTTGAGCTCTTCATCGCTCATTTCACGGCCAGCCTGAGTCATTTCCAGCATCGCCACGGTCGTGATGGAGGTCTTACTCACTTCTACCGCGTGTTCGAGCGTTTCGCCACTTAAACGCGAATGGACCAGTTCACTTAACGCCACGCAAGCATCGATTGCCGGATAAACGCCGTACAGATCGAAATCGTCGGCTGAAGGAATCGCTTCTTCAAATTTCTCCAGTTGGCTGTCGAAATTTACTTTTGCGTCTTTGACGGTCAGCGTTTCCCAGATGAGATCGAGAATACGGCGGTAAATTTGCCCATCACCAAAACCAGTTTGCTGACAGAATACGGCGTAATTAGGGTACATGCGTTCGCATAAGCAAGCCATGAAAGTGACGTGCTGCCAGCTTTCCAGGCGCTCCAGACGCAGATGAATTGGGTTTTGTAACATGTTGAGTTCTCAAATACGGAAATTATCCGCAGTTTACCTGAATTAGGGCTGATTTGCTGTATAGCGCACGAACGCCGGACGTTCCGAAGCCACCGCGTCTGCCCAGCGCGTTGGCTCCGGCAGACGATAGCCTTTCATGCAGCGTTGTACCCAGGCCAGCGCACTATCCATGCTGACACGATGGCCAGTTGCGATAAATAGCGGGTTACAGCGCGCTTTACTGCGCCAGACCCAGGCCAGCTGCTCGCCTTTATCCATCAACGGTGCCAGCGCGCCCGGTTCGCTGGAGAGCGGCTCGAATTTACCGCATAACCGCTTTTTCGCTACGCCAATGGTCGGTACGTCCACTAATAAGCCAAAATGGCTGGCAACGCCAAGACGGCGCGGATGCGA
The nucleotide sequence above comes from Escherichia coli. Encoded proteins:
- the yjaG gene encoding YjaG family protein, with product MLQNPIHLRLERLESWQHVTFMACLCERMYPNYAVFCQQTGFGDGQIYRRILDLIWETLTVKDAKVNFDSQLEKFEEAIPSADDFDLYGVYPAIDACVALSELVHSRLSGETLEHAVEVSKTSITTVAMLEMTQAGREMSDEELKENPAVEQEWDIQWEIFRLLAECEERDIELIKGLRADLREAGESNIGIIFQQ
- the nfi gene encoding deoxyribonuclease V (cleaves DNA at apurinic or apyrimidinic sites), which gives rise to MDLASLRAQQIELASSVIREDRLDKDPPDLIAGADVGFEQGGEVTRAAMVLLKYPSLELVEYKVARIATTMPYIPGFLSFREYPALLAAWEMLSQKPDLVFVDGHGISHPRRLGVASHFGLLVDVPTIGVAKKRLCGKFEPLSSEPGALAPLMDKGEQLAWVWRSKARCNPLFIATGHRVSMDSALAWVQRCMKGYRLPEPTRWADAVASERPAFVRYTANQP